DNA from Cutibacterium acnes:
GAAACCCTGCTCATCCTGCACGTTGATCACGAGCAGAACTGTTCAACCTCGACGGTCCGTATGGTCGCGTCGTCGGGTGCCAACATGTACGCGGCGGTTGCCGCAGGCGTCAACGCCCTGTCCGGCCCGAAGCACGGTGGCGCAAACCAGGCCGTCCTCGAAATGCTGCAATTTATTCGCGACTCCGGCATGACCACTAAGGAGTTCGTCCGTAAGGTCAAGGACAAAGAATCCGACATCAAGCTGATGGGCTTTGGCCACCGGATCTACAAGAACTACGATCCACGCGCCGCCATCATCAAGAAACATGCCGACCGCATTATGGAACTCCATACCGGTCGTGAGGACCTTCTCGAGATCGCCAAGGAACTTGAAGAGACCGCGCTAAACGATGACTACTTCAAGGAGCGCAAGCTCTACCCGAACGTTGATTTCTATACCGGCCTCATCTACGAGGCCATGGGCTTCCCGATGAATATGTTCACCGTGCTGTTCGCACTGGGACGTCTGCCCGGGTGGATCGCCCAGTACCGAGAGCAAGTTGCCAGCGGAGGCAACAAGATTTGGCGTCCGCGTCAGATCTTCACCGGGTCTGACAAGCGAGATTACGTACCACTCAACAAGCGTGCCTGACGTAAACCGGCCTGGGAGGAAACTCGACCTCCCAGGCCGGTGTGTCTAAGGACTCGTATGTGTCTCTGGCCCTCGCATACGCCCCGTACCGATATCCGATTCCCCTAACCATTTTTGTCGGCTCCGGGCGCCTCGGATCATCAGGGTGTCCCGACCACCCTTCGCTCGGGATTTTTGTTCACCAGACTTCGGGCTGCTCCGCGCTTCTCCCCGGTGCGACGCCGATAGACTCCGGCACATGGATTCGGCCGAAGCGATGAACCTCCCCAAAGTCGTGCTGCACGATCATCTGGATGGTGGGCTACGTCCGGCGACAGTTTTAGAACTCGCCGCGCAGCGAGGCCGGCCCGTGCCTGCACAAACCCCCGAGGACCTCGCAACCTGGTTTTTTGAGTCAGCCGATTCCGGCTCTTTGGCCCGTTATCTCGACGCCTTCACCGAAACTATCGCCCTCATGCAGGATGCTGATTCCCTCCGGCGCGTCGCACGGGAATTCGTGGTAGATATGGCCACTGACGGCGTTATTTACGCCGAAGCTCGATGGGCTCCCCAACAGCATTTAACAGGTGGGTTGTCCGCTGCGGAGGCCGTCGAGGCAGTCCAGGTTGGCTTAGTAGACGGGATGGAATCTGCATCGCTGTCGGGCACGACGATCATCGCCCGCCAAATTCTGTGCCTCATGAGGCATCTCGACGTCCCCGAGGACGTGGTAGATCTTGCCGTCAACCATGCTCCGGGGGTCGTTGGCGTCGACGTTGCTGGGCCAGAGGATGGTTTTCCGCTAGCTCCGTTTACCAACGCGCTCACGCGCGTCCAAGCGGCCGGAATCCACCTCACCGTTCATGCCGGCGAAGCTGCTGGGCCGGAGTCTATTCTCGACGCCCTTAATCATGGGGCAGAGCGTCTCGGACATGGGGTGCGGATCATTGAAGACCGCGACGAATCCGGGTGGGGTCCGACAGCCCAGCAGGTGTTGTCGAATCAGGTGCCGTTGGAGGTCTGCCCAACGTCGAACACCCAGACCGGCATCTGCCGCAAGGTTGCCGAGCATCCGCTATCGACGCTGTGGTCTACCGGATTTAACATCACGGTGAGCTGTGATAACCGCCTCATGAGCCGTACGACGACGTCTCGAGAGATATCGCTGGTCTCCCAGGCACTCTGCTGGAACCGCGACGACGCCCTGGCTGCCCAGCGCAATGCGCTGCAAGCAGCCTTCTGTTCCCAGGACGATAAGCAGTCTCTCGTTCCCCTGCTGGTCTGAGCGCACGGTAGGTGGGGGTGGTGTGGTTTCACCCCCACCACCAACCTCACAACACCTCAGACACAGGCACACACTCAATACCCAACGCCTCACCCACCGGCGCACTCACCAACTTCCCACCACAAGTCGCCAAACCACGCCGCAAATCATCACGCGACCCACACGCACCCCTCCAACCCTCATCAGCCAACAACAACACATACCGCATCGTCGCATTCGTCAACGCATACGTCGACGTATGCGGCACGGCACCCGGCATATTCGCCACACAATAAAACACCGAACCCCCCACCACAAACGTCGGATCCGCATGCGTCGTCGGATGAGAATCCTCAAAACACCCACCCTGATCCACCGCAACATCCACCAACACCGACCCCGGCACCATCCCCAACACCATCTCATGATCCACCAAATGCGGAGTCCGAGCACCAGGCACCAACACCGACCCAATCACTACATCAGACTCACCACACGCCTCCCGAACCGCCAACGGACTCGAAAACCGCGTACCAATACGCCCACCCCACACCTCATCGATATAACGCATCCGCGCCACATCCACATCAAACACCGTCACATCAGCACCCATACCCGCAGCCACACGAGCCGCACACAACCCAGCCACACCACCACCAAGCACACTCACCCGACCACGACGCACACCCGAACCACCACCAAACAACACACCACGACCCCCAGCAGACTGCAACAAACAATTCGCACCCACCTGAGCAGCCAACCGACCCGCAATCTCCGACATCGGAGACAACAACGGCAACGAATGATCAGCCAACTCCACCGTCTCATACGCAATCGACGTCACCCCACGCCCCAAAAGCTCACGAGTCAACGCCTCATCAGCAGCCAAATGAAGATACGTAAAAAGAACCAAACCCTCATGCAACCGCCCATACTCCTCCGCAACAGGCTCCTTCACCTTCAACACCAAATCAGCATCACCCCACACCGACTCCACATCACCCACAACCCGCGCACCAGCACCCACAAAATCCGAATCCGGAATACCCGAACCCACACCAGCACCAGCCTGAACCAACACCTCATGACCACGACCAACCAACGCATGAACACCCGCCGGCGTCACAGCCACACGAAACTCACTATTCTTAACCTCAGTAGGAACACCAACACGCATCACACACACTCCTTACAACAACACCCGCCAACAACAACGTTGACCGGCTGCGACTAGTTACCACGAGAATAAGCATCGATACAGCCCCAATACCACGGCATGACAAAGGAACTTTCGACTTTTCCACATTGACCCCGTAAACCTCGGGATCCATCCATCTGAAACCGGCAGTGCTAGTGATCGGCCCTCTCGAATGCCCCAATGAGCGGCGGGCAGACAAACTCTCCGGTGGTGCGGCCGTCCCGGTCCAAAACCCACCCCATGGACTTGTGGCTGCGCATATACACAATCGTCTCCGCAGGAGCTAGACCCGGTATTGCCTCAGCAACCGCGGACTCGATCATGCCGATTCCGTTCTGACGCTCCACCCGAAAGTTGACCCGTAGGTTGTTACTACCCGTGATCCACATACATGAGCGCAATCCCGACTGCTGGCGCAACAGCTCCAGCACTCGAGTCTTGTGGTTAAGAGGGATGGTGGCGGTCCACGTGCACTCCAAACTCCACCCGCCCAGCTCCGCGACGTCACACCGCAATTCGATCTGCCGATTGGTTAGCAACTTCTGCAGCCGACGATGCAGGGTGCTGGCGGGGACGTCGAGGGTACGGGCAAGTGAGGTGGCGCTGGTACGTCCATCGACAGCGAGCGACTGAGCCAGCTCCCGGTCCAGGTCGTCAGGAGGAAGCATCCATAACTCTCCTGGTCGGGGCCCCTGGCAAGGATTTTCTCCGTTTTACTCAACGCATCGATGCGCCAGGAATTCGAGCCGATAACGACCGATGTCACTAAGGCGCTGCGCGAGCCATGAACCCCACGCAGCCCTCCGATCCAGTCGATGACCATGTCTGACAGGGTGGGAAGATCAGGCGCAACGACTGTCAAGAGAAGGTCACGGTCCCCCGTCGTCTCGTCAATGCTGACGATCATGGGGTTAGCGCATAGTGTCTTGATGACTTGGGGGAGACTCTCGGTATGGCAGTCGACCTCAACGATGGCCGTCATCTGCTGATTGAGGTTCGGGCACGCAGTTATCCATGCGATTCCGTCATCGACCAGGCGCTGCCAGCGGTGGGCGACAGTCGTCGGGGAGACACCCAAAACTTTGCCTACCTTGGCCCAGCTGGCACGCGGGTCGATCTGCAAGACGTTGACGAGTCGTCGGTCAAGCTCTTCGTACATGTGGCTCCTTCGCCGACGCTGGGAAGATCCTTAAAAGTGTCTCACTTCAATTGGAAATAATGTGCACCTACCCCGCCAATTGTGCGCACATCTGTCGCAAGGATCGCTGCACGAACTCCCAGTGCCAAGGTAGGGGCCACACGGATCAGCGAAGAGCCGTCGGCCTGCACAGCTGCAGGTCAGGGCAGGCCCCTTGGACTGCAGAAATGCCGCCAGTACAGCGCATGTGACTGACAGTGACGCCAAGGAAACCGGCTCTTCAGCATCAGACATCGTCGTCAGGAGGAACCACAATGACCGCCACTAATCCCATCCGAGTCGTCCAGTGGGGCCTGGGAGCGATGGGCCAGGGCATGGCCAAACTCATCACGGCCAAAGACGGACTGGAGCTTGTCGGGGCTATCGACGTCAATCCGGCTCTGGACGGTAAGGATATCGGTGAGGTCCTCGGCATCGATCCTCTCGGAGCCAACGTCACAACCGATCCCGCCTCCATCCTCGATTCCAACAAGGTCGACGTCGTCACCATCGCCACAACCTCGTGGGTCCACGACCAGATCGCCGATCTGCGCACCATCATCACCGCTGGCATCAACGTCGTGAGCATCGCCGAAGAGATGTCCTGTCCTGAGGCCCAGAACCCCGACATGGCCAAGGAACTCGACGAACTCGCCAAAAAGCACGGCGTCTCGGCTGTCGGTGTCGGTGTCAACCCCGGATTCGTGCTGGACCACCTCGTCGTCGCCCTCAGCTCCGGAAGCCAGGACGTCACCCATATCGAAGCCCGCCGCGTCAACGACCTCGCCCCCTATGGCCAGACTGTGCTGCGTACTCAGGGAGTCGGAACCACCCCCGAGGAGTTCAAGGCTGGAGTGGCGGACGGATCCATCGTTGGCCACGTGGGCTTCCCCGAGTCCATCCGGCTCATCAGCGACGCTCTCGGACTGGGAGTCGACTCGATCGAGCAACACATCGAGCCCATCATCGCCAAGGTCGCCCGTCCCGCCCGCGACCGCACCGTCGAGCCAGGCCAAGTGGCTGGCTGCAACCACACCGCCGTCGGCCGCAGGGAAGGCGAGGAGGTCATCCGACTCATCCATCCGCAGCAGGTCGCCCCAGAGGCCGAAGGCCAGGAAACCGGCGACTTCATCACCATCACTGGTGTTCCGGACATCTCCATGTCAACAGGCCCAGAAATTGCCGGCGGCAAAGCCACCGCGGGAATTTGCGTCAACACCATCCCGCGCATCGTCGCTGCCACCCCCGGCCTCAAGCGCATCATCGACCTGCCCTCGCCGTGTGCCCTCATGGGACCGTCGGCCTACGAGCGTCGCTGAGCGAGGTCACCATGGCAGATATATCTCACACCGCCCCGCTAGCGGACAGCCCCATTCCGAAGGGCACCTGGGTCGAGGTCCGTACCATCATCCTGCAGCCTTCCGAACGGGCCGCTGCCGTACCGGAAGACACCGCCGCCACCCCTCTCGTGCAGTGGGTTAGCGGATTTCTCGACGAAGAAGCACACATCGGCGACGAGGTCACCATCACCTCGATAATCGGACGACGTCACACCGGCGTCCTCGACTGCGTCAATCCCAGTTACAGCCACAGCTTCGGCAACACCGTGCCCGAGCTACTGACCATCGGCACCACGCACGAACCCATCACATTTCACGGGCAGGAGGACCAGTCATGAGCAATTCATATGACGACGTCATGGCCCGCCGCAGCGACATCATGCGGCGCGCCCTCGCCCTGGACTATGACAGTTTTCAACACGGTGACCTCATCTTCGATTACGACGCCCTGATGTCCTCCACTGGCTACAGCCTCGATGACGTCGCACGCATCCAGGCCGAGACCAAAGTTGGCGACACCCCGCTGTACGAGTTGCACCGTCTCACCGAAGCCGTCCGTGAGATCGCCGGCCCTGGAAAGGGCGCCCGGATTCTCCTCAAGGACGAGGCTGCTAATGCGTCGGGCAGCTTCAAAGCTCGTCGTGCCTCCCTGAGCGCCCATGAGGCCCAAGCCAAGGGGTTCGCCGGCATGGTAACGGCAACCAGTGGAAACTACGGCGCTGGCGTCGCCTCCCAAGCCGCTCAGCGCGGGCTGGCCTGCATCGTCATCCAAGAAATCTACGACTCCCAACACGTCGGCCAACCCGAGATTGTCGAAAAATCCCGAGCCTGCGAGGCCTACGGCGCAGAAGTGATCAAGCTGACGGTTGGACCGGAACTTTTCTACGTGCTGCTGCGCACCCTGGAGGACACCGGATACTTCAACGCCAGCCTTTACACCCCCTACGGCATCGCCGGTATCGAAACTCTCGGCGCCGAGATCGGCCGCGAGGTGCAGCAACGCTACGGACGCCAGCCCGACGCCGTCGTCGTTACTCACGCCGGTGGCGGAAACATCACCGGGACCACCCGCGGCCTGCGCAAGATGGGCTGCGACCAGACCCAGGTCATCGCCGTATCGGTGGATCTCACCGGGCTGCACATGGCCTCCGACCACGACTTCAACAACAAGTCGTTTACGACCGGCCACACCGGCTTCGGCGTGCCTTTCGCAACCTGGCCGGACCGCGTCGACGTCCCGCGCAATGCCGCACGTCCGCTACGTTACATGGACGGCTACCAGCTAGTGTCCCAGGGCGAGGTCTTCTACATGACCGAGCTTCTCACCAAGATCGAAGGCCTAGAGCGCGGACCGGCCGGCAACACCAGCTTGACGGCCGCGGTTGCCATGGCTCGTCAGATGGATCGCGACCAGATCGTTGTCGTCCAAGAGACCGAGTACACCGGCGCTGGAAAACACCACAACAGCCAGCTGTCATTCGCACGGTCGCGCGGCATCGAGGTTCGGCGCGGGGATCCAGCCGGCAACGTCCCGGGCAAAGCGATCGTCATTCCTGAACGCCTCGATCAAGTGAGCGTCCACCCACTCGACCTCGACAAGCTGCGTCACAGCTACTTGCGCCACGCCAGTCAGATCGTGGCACCAGAGCAATGGGGAGACGCCGAGTTGGAGTTCCTGGCGGCTGAGACCAACACCACCACTGACGACGTCCGCCTGATCGGCACTGAGCTGGTGACGCGCACGAAAGGAGCATGATGTCCAACCCGGATCAGGAGCGCGTCGAACGCTACGAAGCTCTGCGCACCGAACTCGCCGATCTCGACGACGCCGCCCTCAAGGAACGCTTCTGGCAATTGTGCGAAGAGGTTATGACCCCGGTCGTTGACCTCGCCCGCACCCACACCACCCCGTCCATTGAACGGTCCGTCCTACTGCGCATGGGCATCGACTCGGTGACAACCCACGCCGTCGTGGAGAACGTGTTCGCAGCAGGCCTGGGTGGCAAAGGGGCTGGCCACGCCGTGCTGCGACTATCACGTCGTGACGGCATTGGTCTGCGTGACGCAGCTACCCGCATAGCCGAGGACCCCAAGGCCCTCGACGAACTATTCGACGGCAGCCCGCTGCCACCTGCAAAGACACCGACCACGGATTCCAAGGAAGGAGCCTCGGCATGACTATCCAAGACACGTGCCTGCACCACAAGCACACCCGCGAACGCGAGCAGCTCGGCCCGAATAACAAGTCCGCCGTGACGCCTTCAGAGCCCGTCGAGCCCCGCACCGAGCAGGACCTCCCAGGCCCGAATACCAAACTCAATGTCGAGGAGATCCTCACCGACCTTGAGCACTACCACCCCCGTCGCAAGGGATGGACCTGGCGGAACGTGCCGGAAGAGGGAATCGACATGGGCGACTTCCACTACCGGAACATGTCCACCCCGTTGAAGCAGAGCATGCCTCTGCCCGCCGCAGAGTACTTCGAGAACATTGATCCCCAGCCGGCACCCGTCGTCACCTCCGAGATCGCCTCCGGGCACTTCGAGGACGACCTGCGCCGTATGAGGATGGCGGCCTGGCACGGAGCTGACCACATCATGGTCATCCGCACCACCGGACAGAGCCACATCGACGGACTACTAGAGGGCACCCCGGAAGGTATCGGCGGCGTTCCGATCACCCGTAAACAGCTGCGCGCTAGCCGCAAGGCCTGCGACCTCATCGAGGACGAGGTAGGGCGCCCCATCAACTTCCACTCCTACGTGTCCGGAGTCGCCGGCCCTGAGGTGGCCGTCCTCTTCGCCGAAGAGGGGGTTAACGGTGCTCATCAAGACCCGCAATACAACCTGCTGTACCGCAACATCAACGCCTACCGCAGCTATGTTGACGCCGGTGAAGCCAAGAAGGCGATGGCGGGAGCTCAGATCTTCCAAATCGACGGTGCACACAACGCCAACGCCACTGCCCGGCACGGTTGGAAGGTCATGCCCGAGCTCATGGTCCAGCACGGCCTCAACTGCATGTACTCAGTGCTGGTAGGAATGCCGAAGGACCTCATCGGCCTGTCGACGGTTCCGCCCAGCGCTCCCCCGGCGCCGAAACTCTGGTACGACCTGCCGTACGCAGTAGCCCTGCGCGATCTGTTCAGCGAGTACAAAATGCGCGCCCAGCAGAACACCCGGTACATCGAGTCCGACCTCGCCGAGGCCATCCGCACCCACACCATCGACACTCTCATCTCAATGCTGACCAGCGCGGACATCCAGAGCACCATCACCCCTGATGAAGGCCGCAACCTGCCCTGGCACCACAACTCTGTCCGCGGCGTCCAGACGGTCAAACAGACCTGGACCGCTCTCGATGGCATCAAGGAGATGGTGACCATCAACCGCGAGGGGCCACTCGGCCACATGGTGCGTGACCTCAAGGAGCGGGCGATCGGTTTCCTCACCGAGATGCTGCACGTGGGTGGCTACTTCGTCGCCGTTGAGGACGGATTCTTCGTCGACTCGGCAGAATTCCCGGAACGCAACCACGACGGCATCGCCCGTGACGGCCAAGGCGGAATCGCCGAGGGAACCGTCGTCGAGCGTGACCCCGACTACCTCGCCCCAGTCTGCGACCATTTCGGCAACAACAACCTGCCCGAGGGCCTTAACAAGCCGTGCGACCTCATCGACGGCTGCACCTTGTGCAAACCCGAGAAAATCATCTACATCGATGAGCTCGACCCCAACGACTCGGCCGCGACCCGCCTGGCCTGCACCCGCCCGTTCCGCGACGGCACAGCGCTACGGCCCGAGGCTGAATGGGCCGGTGACGGTGTCGTCCTGGTACAGATGAACATCCCCGGCTCCGAGGACATCGCCCGCGAGGCGGCCGTCGAGATGGCACGCAAGATGGGCATCACCGACCCACAGGTATGCAACCTGCAAGTGCTGCACCCCGCCGAAGGATGCTTCGTTGAGGTCAAAGGCCAGGCGACCCACGTCGACGTCAACCCATCCAAGCTGACGATCCCCGAGAAGATCGAACTGCTACCCGCCGACGAACTACGCCAATTCGTCACCGACCACGAGTTGTCGGTGGTGGCCGGCACTGTCGGTGAGGACGAGCACAGCGTCGGGCTGCGCGAGATCCTCGACATCAAGCACGGTGGCATCGAGAAGTACGGGGTGAAATATCGCTACCTTGGCACATCGGTGCCGGTGGAAAAGATGGTCGATGCCGCTATCGAGAGTGGCGCCGACGCCATCCTCATCTCCACGATCATCAGTCACAACGACATCCATCGCACCATGATGCGGAAGTTGGCTGATCTGGCCACCGAGAAGGGCATCCGCGACAAGGTCGTTCTCGTCGCCGGCGGCACCCAGGTGAACCGGGAGATGGCAGCAGAGACCGGCTTGGACGCCACCTTCGGGCGCGGCACCAAGGGCATCGACGTCCTTGACGCCATCGTGCGCACTATGCGGACCCGCGCGGAAGCCTGATCGATATGACCGTGCTCACGACTCTGGAGATCGGCTCCACCATCACCAAAGCCAACGCCTTCCGCATGGAGTCCGGGCTACTGCACCACATCGGGCAGGGATTCGCCCCCACCTCGGTGGCCGCCGGCGACGTGCGTATCGGCGCGGATGCCGCGATCGCTCAGATGCGTGAGCAATGCGCCTCACCTCCGGCCGCCGGGGAGATCTTCGTGAACTCCTCGGCGGCCGGTGGACTGCGTATGAGCGTCCATGGCCTCACTCGGTCCATGACGGCCAGGGCTGCCCGCGAAGCGGCTCTGGGCGCCGGGGCCATTGTCACTATGACCACCGTCGGGGCAATGGACGAGTTCGACCTGGAAGATCTCCAGGAGAATCGCCCCAGCATCATCTTGCTGGCCGGTGGAGTCGATGACGGAGAGAAACGCATCGTTGTCGAGAACGCGAAAGTCATTGCGTCCGCCCAGCTTGGGGTGCCAGTGGTCTATGCCGGAAATTCCCGAGTGAGGCGGCGGGTCGAGCACATTTTTGTCGATGCCGGCCAGCCGCTGACATGCGTTGACAATGTCTTCCCTGACGTCGACGTGCTGCGTGTCGAACCGGTGCGCGCCGTCATTCACGACGTCTTCAACGACCACATCACCGCTGCCCCAGGCATGCACGGCCTAGTTGAGCTGACCAACCACGAGATCCTGCCAACCCCAGGAGCCGTACTGCTCGCCACTGAGTTGTTCGCCGATGCTGTGGGCGATGCGGTGGTGGTCGACGTTGGCGGTGCCACAACTGACGTTCACAGCGTCACCGACGGGTCCTCGGAGTGGTCGGCTCGGGTGATCGACCCCGAACCACGTACCAAGAGAACCGTCGAGGGAGACCTCGGCGTCTTCGTTAACGCACGTCGCGTCGCGGCGATGACTGACGAGGGAGAGGACGAGGAGCGTCTGGAGTGGCTACGCGCCATTCCCAGCGACGAGCGGGAAGCCGAGGTGACTCGGTGGCTTGCCCGGGAGGCTGTCGAGGCTGGGGTAGGCCGTCACGCCGGGACGGTGACCGAGATCTTCACCCCGACCGGCAAGACCCAGGTGGTGCGTGGCAAAGACCTCAGCGCGGTCCGCTGGGTGGTGGGAACCGGTGGGGCCCTGACTCGAGTGCCGGGCGGTGCGGATATTCTCCGTCGAATCTGTACCGGAGCTGGCGCCCAACTGTTGCCCAGCCCTGAAGCCACCATTGTCATCGACCGCGACTATCGATTCTCCGCCCTCGGGACGGTAGCCCAGTGCTACCCCGACGAGGTCCGTCGTACCTTCGCGGCCTGGATCGAATCCCTCACTGGCAACACAAAACTGCCCAGCGACGAGGGGGTAGGTGTCAATGATGACGCTGCCCCACCCGACGTGACAAAAAACGACACCCCACACGGGTTGGAAAGCACATCATGAACCGCTCCACTCCCCGGTTGGAGATTTTCGCCGACCGTATCCGCGACAACGCGCGAGCAATCGTCACTCAATGCGCCAAACACGGCGTTCAGGTCGCAGCAGTCACCAAGGTGTTACATGCCCACCCAGTGCTCCTCCAGGCTCTGGAGGACACCGGCATCACGATGCTTGCTGATTCTCGACTTCAAAACCTGCGTCAGATCGCCGAATGTGGCACCTCGCTGCCAACCATGCTGTTGCGAGCCCCCGGGCGTCACGACATTGACGACACTGTTCAGCTCGCCGACATTTCTCTCAACTCCTCCCTCACGACGATGACCGCCTTATCGGAGGCTGCTGTTCGGGCCGGAACCCGCCACGGAGTCATCGTCATGGTCGATGTCGGCGATCTGCGTGAGGGAGTGTGGCCCGACCATCTCGTCGATGTTGTCTCCTCGGCAGCCGCCCTGCCCGGCATCGACGTTAAGGGGGTCGGTACCAACCTGGCCTGCTACGGTGGAGTCCAACCGAGCGTCGAAAATATGACTCGCCTAGTCCAGCTACGCGACATGGCGCGCGCGGCCACCGGCCTTGAGCTGGGTCTTATCTCAGGCGGGAACTCGGCAAATCTTCCGCTCATGATGAGTGGTGCCATGCCGTCCGAAATCAACAATCTGCGCATTGGTGAAGCCATCATTCTGGGGCGCAACACCTTGGATCGGTCACCATGGCCGCAAACTCGTCAAGACACCGTCGAGGTCGTCGCCGAGATCATCG
Protein-coding regions in this window:
- a CDS encoding glutamate mutase L: MTVLTTLEIGSTITKANAFRMESGLLHHIGQGFAPTSVAAGDVRIGADAAIAQMREQCASPPAAGEIFVNSSAAGGLRMSVHGLTRSMTARAAREAALGAGAIVTMTTVGAMDEFDLEDLQENRPSIILLAGGVDDGEKRIVVENAKVIASAQLGVPVVYAGNSRVRRRVEHIFVDAGQPLTCVDNVFPDVDVLRVEPVRAVIHDVFNDHITAAPGMHGLVELTNHEILPTPGAVLLATELFADAVGDAVVVDVGGATTDVHSVTDGSSEWSARVIDPEPRTKRTVEGDLGVFVNARRVAAMTDEGEDEERLEWLRAIPSDEREAEVTRWLAREAVEAGVGRHAGTVTEIFTPTGKTQVVRGKDLSAVRWVVGTGGALTRVPGGADILRRICTGAGAQLLPSPEATIVIDRDYRFSALGTVAQCYPDEVRRTFAAWIESLTGNTKLPSDEGVGVNDDAAPPDVTKNDTPHGLESTS
- a CDS encoding alanine/ornithine racemase family PLP-dependent enzyme produces the protein MNRSTPRLEIFADRIRDNARAIVTQCAKHGVQVAAVTKVLHAHPVLLQALEDTGITMLADSRLQNLRQIAECGTSLPTMLLRAPGRHDIDDTVQLADISLNSSLTTMTALSEAAVRAGTRHGVIVMVDVGDLREGVWPDHLVDVVSSAAALPGIDVKGVGTNLACYGGVQPSVENMTRLVQLRDMARAATGLELGLISGGNSANLPLMMSGAMPSEINNLRIGEAIILGRNTLDRSPWPQTRQDTVEVVAEIIELERKPSIPLGRTGEDAFGQHVTFTDRGIRLRAICNLGRQDVNPSDLAPVDPGNIVLGASSDHLIVDMTDSSESVEIGTEVRFWPTYAGLLATATSSAVWKAAATPHRL